Part of the Montipora foliosa isolate CH-2021 chromosome 13, ASM3666993v2, whole genome shotgun sequence genome is shown below.
TGGTGGCCTTCAATTCTTAGCGTTGTACAACAAAAAGATGTGCGAGAAAATTACGAATAAAAATAGCAGGATttctagttgaatttccttCTGCCGCTTAATTCTTGAGTTACATGTACACTGCAATCTTCAGTTGAGACAGCATAGCTAGCGATGAGTTGAACCAAATTCCTCTATTCGAGATGCGTCTTATGACTGCGTATTGATTTTCAGTTTGTGACATAAAATTAATGCCATCAAGTTTGAAAGTTAaagatacatacatgtacagtacgtCTTATAACTGAGTGCACCTTGTACCCGAAAGACTGCCGTATGCAATTATTGTAAAGGCAGTAAGTTTGCTATTCTGCTTCAGAGTACGTGTACATGACTTGTACATTctatgggccttattcgcgctgcggccatattggccatagacaatagatttcgtaccctgagcctcgagttgaaatgtttgggaatgaGTCTCGGTGGGGCagaacaaaagttttcaatccctcgggactcaacatggctgccgtttgaTTAATGCCCATTATGAACTAGGGTGCATAtcgtgtagtggttatcacttGCGGACTGCATGCTAGTTCTCCTGGTTTGAATCCCTGCTGGAGTACTCCAAAGTTTagtcagctttccatccatttgtggggggtaaaatgagtacaTGTACCAGTATTAGtggggacaagttgtgcatgCGACAGGATAGGAGTAGCACCCACCCCTGCCATAAGAACAGTACTTGTACGTGCAGAAGCTATTGTGAAGGGAGCCTTCTGGTTACCTTATACCCGATTCACACCAACTAAACACGTTTAATGAAaccaggtttaacaaaataaaaaatgagcaACGGAAGGCTGAAAGACTACATTTTACGTAGGGTTCATGTAAGTTCTAATGTGTGTCTTCATTGTGTTGAATTTGGAGTCTACATTATGTCAGGTAGTAGCTtgtatcaagaaaacaataattttaaaccatgtttaactaaacaGCTTTTAGACGTGTTTAAGCTTTGTTGTGAATGCGGTATTAGGCTGTGGTCTAGCCTCTTGTCTCGTTTTTTGTCCATTACAAGTAGGTATGTACAGCTTTTTATGCTTTACTTCCATCGAATAATACtgtgcttttcttttttgtacagATTGCATTTGAAACTCTCCAGTTTGTACTTCCAAATGGAAAGCTATCAGAAAGCAATTCCTCTGTTCTTGGTGGTCCAGAtcctcctttttgttttttagtgGTTCTTCATGTTGCTTTGTGGGTTATTGTGTTCATATCAGACAGAATCTTACAGTGCCAACATCATAAATCACAGGCTAAAGGTTACTTGCAATTCTTCAGAGAAACCAAGGAGCTGAGACGACTGCCACAAGCTGTATTATCACTAGGTACAGTTTTTATTAGATTTGGCACTGGCTATCCATTCTTGCAGCCCCGGTTTGAGTCCTGGAGGTGGCGATAAAATCGACCGGTGTTTGTGTTGATTCTCAATTTTGTTCTGAGagttttttcttagttttttgcTTTTCCTGCCTGAACAAAAACCATTGCTTGGTGATTTCACCTGAATGCACAAGCTTGAGTTTACATGGCTTGTCTCAGCAGCTGTGTTTCTTTATGGGTGTTTGTTTAGCGAATAGTGTGGATTACAGTatcattaaaattattttattattatctgACAATTCTGTTACTACAGTGTACTACAAGAACAACTTtgagtatacatgtacatgtagcctaCATTTGTAACTCTAGGCTATAAACCTTCTTTCTAATAATTAAATCCATCGaacgatttcttttttcatgTACTTACATGTATTGCAGCCATCTGGCCTTTCTTTAAATCAAATAATCATGTCATGACAGGACCTCTTTGTAAAAGGTCTCCTCACCACCCACTTTTTTTAGTGTGTTGCATACAATGTAGTTTAATGTAGGGTATGGTCGATTGACCatattatcatatgacccgtacagCCCcgcacgcgctttcattgcaaaactattgagaaaatccccgtatgagggccgtacgcgatggcgtGAGCAGGGcgggaaaaagccgtccggccctgctaggatcgcgtacgacactcatacggggattttctcaacaGTTTTGCAATAAAAGCGCGCgtgagatgcgaactaaaacacctttttggtcaaaatgagcgacgtaagtgaACATTCCAAATTTTGTtacctgaaaaaaacaaaaaaaggaaaagcacggtggtcatatgataaaatgcttattgactgagttaggtcgggccggacgcgaaaatatttggccctcggtcatggtacacggacctcgctgtgcttggtccgtacgccatgacctcgggccaaatcaTTACTTCACATgttcttattctggaatagggtcaatcgaacacaacGGTTACCTTAATGTTGTTGAGATCTATAAtattacattgtacatgtacatgtatgtaagaaagttgttttattttaataactTATGTTCTTTGGATTCATGTACAAAAGGTATGTTTCCTCAGTGTAAATCAGTGGTACTAGTGGTacaatgtaaaataaaaattatttaataaatACAGCGTACCAGTTATTTCAAGATGAAATCAAAACATACAGAATTAGTTATGTACACCTTTAACCTATTGACttctcaaacgccctaggacgcccACAGTTGACGAGTGAAAAATtcaattgtctggtgttagacagagtaaaatattttagtctcatTCCCAGTTGTCAATTTGGGTTAAATTGGTCCAGCGAGTGTCAGCTGTCATTGTTTTATTTCTCAATGTTtatttttctccttttcttaCAGGAAATGCTGTGCTATTAGCAATATTTGCAGTTATTGGTCACGATGATCGCCACACCTCTCACAGGAGTGACCTGGCTTTGTTCAACGTTCTGCAGATTACCTTCAGCATCGAGTTTGTACTTTGTGTACCAGGGATACTGTGGTACCTAGGTGAGTTGTCTTTACATTCAATTTatatttacaatgtacatgtacacatgtATGTAACCACAGACTGGTAGGCCTGGTAGGGGCCCAGACTGGTAGGGCCCAGACTGGTAGGGGCTCAGACTGGTAGGGCTTTGTTGAGCAATGGACTGTAATGCCACTCAGCCAGTATTTTGGGGTTTGGAACCAGCTGGGCCAATTAAAAGTCCTAAaataatagggaccttacgaTAGGATGACAACGATGGCTATGAAAACCCCacaaaacaatgaacaaaaacaaaggcactGCACATGCGTTTTGCATTGTGGTACAATTCTTTCGTGTCCTTGTCCTGACAATGACAtaaattgaccaaatttgaggttgtatAGAGGATGCGagaacctgacgaaatattttaaattttcttccaAAACAACCACACCATTCATGCCAACATTTTTATTCCCATGATGTTGATAAACACTTTTCATTCCAAACAACTTGGAGTTACAGCTGTATCATGAAATTATTACAAAGAATATTTTAGAATATTTTTAGAAAACATTCTTGTTCAGTATCGTTTCTCTTTATGGTGTTCCTGCCGTCTTTCCATTCTGCGCTTGGACACAATTGATGAAAAGGCCAGCTTAGTCACCTTTACCGGTAATAATTATTAGTCTTTTTTGGTGACTGATTTATGGAGAGTATAACTTAATCAACCTTTAACCTACTCTAGTGGAGGTGAGACCTGGTGCATGGTAGACCAATGCTCAACTGAGTGCACTGGTCGGCACATGTACTGTAGTACCAATTATTCTTGGACCAGGTGGACatctttcttgtttcttttattgCAACAGTCAAAGTTTTGAAGTTCAACAGAAGAAGACCTGTTCCTGATGCTGAAGATGCAGATTTTGCAAACACCTACTATTTAAATAATGGAGGTTCTACGACATTATCCATAACAGGATACAGGTTAGTGCCAGATTTCAGTCATCTCCTCCAGGTTCTCAATCGTGTCTCCTTAAGGATACTTAAGGTTAAGGAAACACAGAATTACCCTTAAAGTGCCGACTTTTCTTTTGGCTTGTCAGACAGACTCTCGTCCCCAGATTTGGGAGGGGTGTTGTGACTAATCTAAAGAGAGATCGTTTTGCATTAAAAAGAGAGTTGCAAAACAAACTGAAGCTCAGAAGGCCTGGCCAAATGGCGTCAACGTTTGCtccaataattatttgttaGATTTTCAGCCTTGTTGGGTATACATGTAAGCGTGAGCACTTTataatcggtctctcaatgatgTATCCATGTCTGTATCCATTGTAACAACCACGGCTCCAGCTTGGGACTGAATACTGGGCCTCttgtgaagctttgttgaatcaaaccatttgcccaccccagcagtcaacatcgttaaAAAAGTTTGAACGGATGTTTAAGCCGTTTGCCAGGCCTTGAAGAGACATTATTGCCTAACAAACTACATGTAACATGAATACATGTATTGTGTGACTAtaacgaagcaaaaaaaaatttgcatgacaaaCACAAAGTGAATTTGATTGGTAAGGCAGGAGAGTTTGTGTGACGAACGAGTGACTGATTCACatgacaagtttaaaaagtacATGTAGAATGGCTCCTTGGGTGATCTTTAACGACTCCTAGCGTCTTCGCATTATTTTGAAGATGAGGAGAAAATTCTTGTGCTTGTGGGTCTGCTTTTTCCGCGCCGGTTGCAATTTCAGTTTATACATGTTTGCGATACTCACAAGTTGGCACAAGAGCACACACAAGAAAATTAAGTTCTTTTTGTTGTGACTTTCTCATACTTATGGTTTCATCTGTTTTACAGTGTCATTTATTATAAGGAGTGTAAACTTTTACACTtcagttgctcgaagcctggttagtgctaaccgttggtttAGAGGTATTGAAGTCTACATTtgtataggtttccatggtacaCTGTGTtaaacgctggttagcgctaaccatgctttgcACAACCTGAGCCGAGAGCCCGTTTGTCGAacgtcccgataacttttcgggcccgaaaagccatttgtgaaactgctaaccgcttgttttggaaagccggtcttttaacatgttttaaaggtaacaaaaagaaaatttactgtgaagtttgacgagttacatgtaaatcctctccgttcttgagatacaaagggaattgtgacacctgaaaatggcctgtaaagtttcgggactttcccATGGCAGTAATGATTCCTTACGTTcttgtaaaatttcaaattttcaaagcacCGTTGATCAGAGATACAGTATCAGGCGTAGTGCAGTCagattttcagagatagctcattccatgcaatgcactttcaatattcggTACTTTTTCCTTGACGATAGCCTTGTGCTATAGAGTACCGAAGTGTGacatcacaaaaaaataaatttgtgaaattatggAATTTGGCACCATTTTCAAATAGAGCATCCTCAGAAAAGGGTCCTTGCCAAAAATCACTTCTTAATTGTAATTCCCAGCCGAAATATAAAGGATGAAAGTTTGATACTGCCCTATATAAATCTCTCTAATTTTGAGCTGGTTCCAAACTGAAGGAACCAGAACAAATTttgaagggtttgtatgggatgCTATCAAACTTTGATCCCTTATATCTCCATCGGGaattgcaattcagagctaATTTTGGGTATGAGGGCATCATTTAGGATCCTCTATAAGGATATGACATATCGGTACTCATCGGTATTGACACAACAAACAAAGAGTCTTCTATTTCATGTTGCTGTGGAGCGTTttcgctcatgtgaccagcagctacatagcctacgtgtagccatACCCTCCCACCAATAAGGCTAgcggccatattggattactgaaacataAGAAAGTATTAATTTTGCATAGAAATAGTTTCATTTCCCAGACctggattagtttggtacaccatgaTGGCCGCCATCCCTTTaatttggaacaccaacatggctgctgtgacatcattaaatttttgaaaatggtcTATACCGTAGCATCACTGATGCACTTTTTTCTTCAGGGACAATGATTACTTAGACGACGTCTTAGAGAAACAAGCAGACATGATTCGTTATCTGCAGCAACATAATGCCAATTTAGGAAAAAGACTGATGACGCTTACAGCACAGCAAAGAAGGAACAGCTTACATTGACAATTTACTATTTACAAGGCCACTGGTAGATGAGAAAGGTTGTCAATGACAACCAGTAAAATGTACATTTTAGTTCTTTATAGAGGACACCTTCAGGATCGTCATTTACATAAGTGCGTCCATAATATCAGGGTAACAGTGGAAATTACTTGAGAACTACTagtaatcaaggattagtgaGGTGCAGTCACCCATCCAGGTAATGGTATTGACCCCATCCAACAACACTTGACTTTCCTATCACATGAGATTGAGGTTATTTGTGCCAgaacaagatggcgtccaaacgcTGAAATCGTATGGCTTCACAATTGATACCCGAGGGACATCCCGTGGAACTGAAACGAATAGAATCGTGCATTCTCCTCAAACACAATTAAGTTACAAAATGACGCTGTATTGTTTTACTGCTGTGTACACTTGTCTTGTTTTCTGCCTTATGCCTTGTGTTTATGAAATCATTTTAGTGGCCGGTTGTCTTTCAGGAGAAAGTTGGTGTGGTGTTAAGCAGTTGACCTATTAGtaactttttcttattttttcaaCTAAAATCTTCTCATACCCCAACATCATATTTCCAAAAATTATGCGGCCTTAAAGGGATCTCCACTCCAACAAAAAGTAATTTAAACCCACAGAGcctaatgtttacaatcaaaagtgtttgaacttttttcaatgaaagtgtttgtatccgaaataaatcaATGTCAGAATCACttgtatttgttttcaaatttcctgggcagCACCCTCTAGAATAATTGTGATgtgttaagcctggttttcactagcacaAGGACAATGGatcaagatttttccttttccttatgCTAATGCGCCTATGTTTGCGTTCGCTTGTGTCATGTGAAAACAAATTGCTATGTCTAGTTAATTAAAGGATGCATTCCAGATTCCCcacgtctgagcatttgaacaaaatggcggatgcggtggttgattttgatgcttatgtcgacattttgttttcactagcataagctacATATGCCTACATGTATGCTCGTGCTTGCATCACTAGTGAAACCAGGTTGATGGCTTACAACATCATTACAATTAAGCAAAAGCTCTTTTTGTTAAAGCAATAGAGCAACTGTAACTGGTCACAATTATTCACGATGGAGGCACccgagaaaatttgaaaatgaaaacaagcgaTTCTTAAGTTAATTCATACATTATAGTTACAAAGACTCCTGCAAAGAATTTCGAACAATTTGGATTGCAAACATTATTCTCTCCAGTTTAAATTTATTCGTTAGAAGGGATGGAAGTTTCCTTTACTTAAGCGAAGTTTGTTGTTTTCATAAGGATCGGATGTATCAAATCTTGTGGGTTTGTGAAGAAAATCAGGACGAGAattgttgttttcattgtcTTAGAAAGAATGTGTTTCTTTGTTCACGTACATGTAGAAGCAAACTGGGAGACCAGTGTGCTTTTTTAACGATCGTATAAGAAGTTGTGGAATACTCGTACGGTACATGCCTATGATGAATTTTGTGAAGGTTCAGTTGATAAAATGAGAACAATACATGTAGGTCAAGGCGGTAccctttaaattattatttagaaatgaaaatttaatataacTTGAACACTGAGGTAAActtgtacatac
Proteins encoded:
- the LOC137982217 gene encoding transmembrane protein 192-like: MVSLSGEQGQGGYFFNQEDSAPILATPAQEEVLVSETGSLGLVPEKRFHAIHTAWIAILQLILFIAFETLQFVLPNGKLSESNSSVLGGPDPPFCFLVVLHVALWVIVFISDRILQCQHHKSQAKGYLQFFRETKELRRLPQAVLSLGNAVLLAIFAVIGHDDRHTSHRSDLALFNVLQITFSIEFVLCVPGILWYLVKVLKFNRRRPVPDAEDADFANTYYLNNGGSTTLSITGYRDNDYLDDVLEKQADMIRYLQQHNANLGKRLMTLTAQQRRNSLH